In Pseudonocardia sp. DSM 110487, the sequence GATCAGCGACCACTACTTCCCATGGCTCGACAGCCAGGGGCACGCGCCGAACGCGTGGCCGGTGCTCGGGGCGGTGGCCGCGGCCACCGAGCGGATCCCGCTGATGACGTACGTGACGTGCCCGATCATGCGCTACCACCCCGCTGTCGTGGCGCAGAATGCGGCGACGGTGGCGCTGATCGCGGGCGAAGGGCGCTTCTGCCTCGGGCTCGGGGCGGGGGAGAACCTCAACGAGCACGTGATCGGCGCAGGCTGGCCGCCGGTGAACGTGCGGCACGAGATGCTCGGCGAGGCCGTCGAGATCATCGGGGAGCTGTTCGCCGGCGACTACGTCAACCGCAACGGGGCGCACTACCGCGTCGACTCCGCGAAGCTGTGGGACTGCCCGGACGGCGGAGTGCCGATCGCGGTCGCGGTGTCCGGAGACCAGTCGGTGGAGTCGTTCGCCCGGGTAGCGGACGCGATGGTCTCCGTCGAGCCGCTGCCGGAGCTGGTGGGGCGCTTCGACGCCGCCGCGGGCACCAGCCTGCCCAAGATCGGCCAGCAGCCGATCTGCTGGGGGCCGAACCGCGACACGGCGATCGCGCGCGCCCACGACCAGTTCCGCTGGTTCGCGGGCGGCTGGAAGGTCAACGCCGAGCTGCCCGGCACGGCCGCGTTCGCCGCGGCCACCCAGTTCGTGAGGCCCGACGACGTGGCGGGTGCCATCCCGTGCGGGCCCGACGTGGCGGCCCACGTGGAGGCGGTGCGCCCGTTCGTCGACGCGGGGTTCACCCACGTCGCACTGGTCCAGGTGGGCGGTGACACCCAGCCCGACTACGTGACCTTCGCGGAGCGCGAGCTGCTCCCCGCCCTGCGGGAGGAGTACGGCAAGACGGAGGCGCCCGCGATCCGGGTGCGGTGACGTTCAGGAACGCCATGTTCCTGTCCTGCAGGTTCGCCGAATGTGGCGTTCCTGAGCCGCACCAATCGCTGGAAAGGATTGCAACGCTTACATCGCGAGCGTCGCGCGGGAGATCGACTCTCCTGGAAGAGGGGGGTTGACGAGGGCCGTAAACGGTTTCAGACTTCCGCACGCAACAGCCGACCAACGACGGAGGCTCCGTGGCGCCCACGATCCGCGACGTCGCCCGTGCGGCGGGGGTCTCGCAGGCAACCGTGTCGCGGGCGCTGTCGATGCCCGACCTGGTGCGACCGGCCACGCGGGTGCGGGTCGAGGCGGCGGCGCGCGACCTGGGCTACCGGCCCAACCGCGCGGCCAGGGGCCTGATCACCGGACGCACCGGCAACCTCGGGCTGATCGTCCCGGACCTCTCCAACCCGTTCTTCGCGGCCGTGGTCAAGGGCGTGCAGGCCGCGGCGCGAGCGGCGGACCACTCGGTGTTCATCGCCGACACCGACGAGGAGCCCGGCGTCGAGGCAGACCTGCTGCGGGCGCTCGCCAAGCAGGTCGACGGCCTGATCCTCTGCTCGCCGCGCGCCCCCGACGAGGAGCTCGCCTGCGTCGGCTCGGACACCACCGTCGTGCTGATGAACCGCGAAGCGGGGGAGCGGCCCAGCGTCACCGTCGACAACGCCGACGGCATGCGGCAGGCCCTCGAGCACCTCGCGGCGCTCGGGCACCGCCGGGTCGCGTTCGTTGCCGGGCCGCGCACGTCGTGGTCGAACGCCCAGCGGGAGAAGGGGCTGCACCGCACCGCGGAGGCGGGCGAGATCGACCTGGTGCACCTCGGGCACTTCCCGCCGCAGTTCGAGGGCGGGGTCGCGGCAGCCGACCTGGCGATCGCGTCCGGCGCCACCGCCGTGATCGCCTACAACGACCTCGTCGCGCTCGGCCTGCTCAGCCGCCTCGGCGCAAGGGGCATCCCGGTGCCGACGGCGATGAGCGTCGTCGGGTGCGACGACATCGGGATGTCCGCCATGAGCCACCCCGCCCTCACCACGGTGTCCGTGCCCAAGCGTGCGGCGGGCCGGGCCACCGTCGGATTGCTGCTGTCGCTGCTCGACGCGGGGGCGGACGCGGGCCCGATGCACCGCGAACTGCCCACTCAGCTCATCGTGCGCGGCACGACCGGGGTCGCGCCCAACTCCTGAGACGAAGGGAACCAGCCGATGACCATGCACTGGCGCAGGGCATTCACCGCGGGCGGGATCAGCGCGATCCTGCTGCTGGCAGGCTGCGGGGCGCCCGAGGGGCCCGGCACCGCCCAGGTGCCGGCCGGCGACGTGCCCGAACGCCCGTCCCAGGCGGTCACGCTCAACATCCTCGACGTCGCCGGGAACCTGCAGCTCACGCAGGGGATGATCGACGACTTCGTGGCGAAGAACCCGGACATCGTCTCGCGCGTGACCACCGAGAAGGCGGCGGCGCCCGAGATGGCCGGCAAGATCAAGGCGCAGCAGGACGCGGGCCGGCTCGGCATCGACATGGTGCTCACCGGCACCGACGGCTTGTCGGCCGGCTCCGAGCAGGGCCTGTTCACACCGCTGCTGCCGCAGTTCGCCGACCGGCTCTCCAACATGGACAACTACCAGGAGCCGGCCGCCGCGATGCAGGAGCTGGCCGCCGACCACGGCGTGGTCGTCACCTACTACCCGTCGGGGCCGCTCATCGAGTACGCGCCGGACCGGGTGCCGAAGCCGCCGAAGACGGCCGAGGAGCTGCTCGCCTACGCGCAGGCCAACCCTGGCAAGGTCGGGTACGCGCGCCCGTCCAACTCGGGGCCGGGGCGCACGTTCCTGATGGGCCTGCCCTACATCCTCGGCGACTCCAACCCGAAGGACCCGATGGGCGGGTGGGAGAAGACATGGGCGTACCTCGCCGAGCTGGACAAGACGATCACGTCCTACCCGTCGGGCACGTCCGACACGATGAAGAACCTGGCCAACGGCACGTACGACATCATCGTCAGCACCACGGGCTGGGACATCAACCCGCGCGCGCTGGGCACCGTTCCCGCCGAGTACGCGGTCGGCACGCTCGAGGGCTTCACGTGGGTCACCGACGCGCACTACGCCGCGATCCCGAAGGGCGCATCGGCCGACAAGCAGGCCGCCCTGCTCGCGCTGATCCAGTTCATGCTCACCCCTGAGCAGCAGGCCAAGGCCTACGACAAGGGCTACTTCTACCCGGGGCCCGCGGTCGAGGGCGTCAGCCTCGACATGGCTCCGCCGGAGTCGCAGCAGGTGATCCAGCAGTACGGCCGCCCCGAGTACGAGGCGCTGATCGCGAACCACCCGAAGGCCACCCCGCTCGCCACGAAGGACATGGTGGCGGCGTTCGACCGCTGGGACCGCGAGATCGGCGGGGGCAACTCGTGACTTCGGATTTCCGCGAGCTGCGGCTCGACGGCGTCGGGCGGCGGTTCTCCGGCAAGGACGCGCTCGCCGACCTCGACCTCACGATCCGGGCGGGCGAGTTCATCGCCCTGCTCGGGCCGTCGGGGTGCGGCAAGTCGACGGCGCTGAACTGCCTGGCGGGCCTGCTGCCGCTCACGGCCGGGAGCATCTGGCAGGACGAGAAGCGGATCGACGTGCTGCCGCCGGAGAAGCGCGGGTTCGGCATGGTCTTCCAGAGCTACGCCCTCTTCCCGCACATGTCGGTGCGCCGCAACGTCGCCTTCGGGTTGCAGATGCGCAAGCTGGCGCGCGCGGAGGTCGCGCGGCGCACCGAGGAGGCGATCCGCCTCGTCCAGCTCGAGGAGCACGCTGCCAAACTGCCGGGCCAGCTGTCGGGCGGGCAGCAGCAGCGGGTGGCGATCGCCCGCGCGATCGTGCTGGAGCCGTCGCTCGTGCTGATGGACGAGCCGCTGTCCAATCTCGACGCCAAGCTGCGGCTGGAGATGCGCACCGAGATCCGGCGGCTGCACCAGTCGCTCGGGCTCACCACCGTGTACGTCACCCACGACCAGGAGGAGGCCTTGTCGCTGGCCGACCGGCTCGTCGTCCTGCGGGCCGGGCGCGTGCAGCAGGTCGGCACGCCGGAGGAGCTGCACACCCGGCCGGCGAACTGGCACGTCGCCGATTTCATGGGCTTCCGCAACATGATCGAGATGACCGCGGTTCGTGCATCGGGTGACGAGGTGGTGCTCGAGGGCGAGGGCATGCGGCTCGTCGGCACTGCGATGTCCCCCGTCGAGGCGGGGGCGGCGGTCGTCGCTGCTGTGCGGCCCGATGACGTACGGGTCGTCGGCGTCGACGCGGAGAACCGGATCGACGCCACCGTCGAGGTGGTCGAGTACCAGGGCCGGGAGCTCGCCGTGGAGGCTCGTACAGCGGGCGGCCGGGCGCTGCACCTGCGCACCGAGCAGCGGCTTGCACCCGGCGACGCCGTGACGCTCGCGGTGCCCCCTGAGCGGTTGCTGGTCTACGAGAGGTCCCCCACAGACAAGGCCCCTGCGGAGCTGGCGGAGGTGACCCGATGAGGCACCGGTATCCGGACGCCAGCAAGGTGGCCTTGCTGCCATCGGCGCCAGGGGGCGGCGCGTGACCGCCACCCTGGAGCGGGCCGAACGCACTCCGCAGACGCCTGCCCTGCGCCACCGGCTCGCCGAGCGTGGCGTGGACCGCCAGTTGCTCCTGCTCGCCCCGGCCGTGCTGTTCGTCGCGCTGCTGTTCCTCTACCCGTTCTTCTACGGGCTGCAGCTGTCGTTCGCGCCGGAGGAGGGCGGGCCGCTCGCCAGCTACGCAGCGTTCTTCACCGACCCGTACCAGCGGAACACGATCTGGATCACGCTGGGGCTGTCGCTGCCTGCGGCGCTGCTCAACGTGCTGGCGTCGGTACCCATCGCCTACCGGATGCGGGGCAGCTTCCGCGGCAAGCGGCTGCTCACGACCGTGCTGGTCGTGCCGATCACGCTCGGCACCGTGCTGACCGCACAGGGCCTGCTGAACTTCCTCGGGCCGGCCGGCTGGTTCAGCAAGATCCTGTTGAGCCTCGGGGTGGACGATCCGGTGCGGCTGGTCGGCAACTACTGGGGCGTGTTCTTCTCCCTGGTGATCACCGGGTTCCCGTTCGCGTTCCTGCTGATCCTGTCCTACCTGTCGGGCATCGACCCCACCCTCGAACAGGCGGCGGCCACGCTGGGCGCCGACTGGAAGCAGCGGTTCCGCCACATCACGCTGCCGCTGCTCGCGCCAGGGCTCGCCACCACGTTCTGCCTTGCGTTCGTGCTCGCCTTCAGCGTGTTCCCCTCAGCCATCCTGGTCGGGAACCCGGCGGGGGAGACGCGCGTGCTCGCCATCGCCGCCTACCAGGCCCAGTACGAGCAGTACAACTACTCGCTCGCAGCGGCCATCGCGATGGTGATGGGGGCGGTCGAGCTGATCGTCATCGCCGTGGTGCTGCTGTGGCGGTCGCGGCTCTACACCGGCTCGACGGGAGGCAAGGGCTGATGGTCGCGCTCCAGCCGGGAAAGCGCCGGATCGTCGCGAGCCCTGGTGCGTGGCTCGTGTGGGGCGTGGTCGCGTTCTTCCTGGTCAACCTGGCGGGCGTGGTCGGGTCGGTGCTGGTCAGCTCGTTCGGCACGCGCTGGTTCGGCACCTGGGTGCCCGAAGGCTTCACCGTGCAGTGGTACGCCGACGCATGGCGCAGCTTCGGGCTGCTCGACGTCGTGATCGTCACGTTGCAGGTGTCGCTCCTCGTCGTGCTGATCTCGGTACTGATCGGCCTGCCCGCCTCGTACGTGCTGGCCCGGCGCAGCTTCCCGGGCAAGCGGCTCGTGTACTTCGCGTTCCTGCTGCCGATCCTCATGCCGCCGATCACCTACGGCATCCCGCTCGCCACCGTGCTCTACAAGTACGGGTTCGCCGGCAACATGTCCGGCGTCGTCCTGGCGAACCTGGTGCCGTCGGTGCCGTTCGTGATCCTGACGATGACCCCGTTCATCGAGCAGATCAACCCGAGCATCGAGTCGGCCGCCCGGATGTGCGGGGCCGGCATGCGGGCGCTCTTCCTGCGCGTGCTCGGACCGCTGCTCGTCCCGGGGATACTGGCGGCGTCGATCCTGGTGCTGGTCCGGACCGTTGGGATGTTCGAGCTGACCTTCCTGACGGCGGGCCCGGACTCCCAGACGCTGGTCGTGGCGCTGTACTACTCGATGTCGGCCGCCGGGATCAGGGCGCAGCAGTCGGTGGACGCCATGGCCGTGATCTACACGTCCACGATGCTGGTGTTGCTGGTGATCGCGTTGCGGTACGTCAACCCCACCCAGCTCGTGGCGCGGGTGAAGGAGGCGCCGGAGCCCTGACGCAATGACAGCGCCCGTTCCCCGGAACGCAGGGTTCCCGGACCCGAATCGTAGGACAGGCAAGCGCGGATCAGAGGGTGCTCGGTCGCGAATTGCAGGAGCCTCGAGCGCCGCGCCCATGATCCGAAGTATCGGTTGCTCATGGTTGTGCCGGCAGCAATGAGCACCCGATACTCGCGATCTTCCCGTGCATGATCCGGAGTTTCGGGTGCTCATGGTTGTGGGGGCAGCCGTGGACAACCGCTAGTTCGGATCATGCTCGCCGCCGGTCGAGCGGCCGGGGTGGCGCGATCGCGTCGGTCCATCGGGTCGAGTCTGGTCGGGCGGCTGCCGGTGGGCGCGCCGTTCCCGGCCCGGGCCACCCGGCGCCCGCCCCGTGAGCCGGGCCTCGCGCGGGGTTCCGCCCGTTCACCTCGACCCCGTCGCCTTGTGGAGGTGGCTGGGTTGGGTGCACTACCGAACCCTGGGGTGGCGTGGGCGGCCGTCCCCGACTGGGGGGCACGCCCGTTCTCGACGAGACCACCGCGGGTTGGGTGCCACGCAACCGGCTGTGGTCCCGACCCTCCACACCCCAGCCCTCTCCCGGATGATCGAGGCGAACGACCCTGGGGCAGGGCCGCGGGCAGGTCCGTGATCAGCAGGAACGGGATGCCACCCGCAGGGGTGCCGCTCAGGTCCCGATCCCGCTGATCACGCCCCAGGTTCCCGGTGCGGCCAGTGGGCGAGAACGGGACCACAGCCAGTCGCGTGGCACCCACACCGGCGGTGGTCTCGTCCGGAACGGGCGTGCCCCCGCGTCGGGGACGGCCGCCCGCGCAACCACATGATTCGGTAGTGCACCCAACCCGGCCACCTCCATGAGGCGGGGGTTGCGGTGAACCGGCGGGAACTCAACGGCGGCCGAGGGCTGGTGGGTGAGCGCCGGGTGGCCCGGGCCGGGAACGGCGCGCCCACGAAAGCGTCCGGCACCCGGCCGCACCCCCTGGGGGCGTTCCGCGGAACGCAGCGCGACCGGAGCGGTGATCAGCGGTTCGGCGCGAAGGCCGACGCCCCGCGTCGGGAAACGCGCCGGTCTGGTGATCACAGGCTTATGCCGGGTCGGCCAGGGCCCTGTGTCGCCCGGCGCGTTCGTTCTCGGCTGGCGCGTCCGGTCGACGGGGTGTCTGACCTGCGACGGGCTGCGTCGACCGGCACGGGTTGCACCGGTGGCGGCTCCGCCGTGCCGAGATGCTCCCCCAGCCCTGCGATTCCACGACCGGGATCGGGTGCACGCCTCCGCGGCCCTGCCCAAGGTCTGACGGCCGTTGGGCGGTCGCACGCCGCCGCGGGGTTCAGCGAGCCGCGGCGACCGGTCCGAACGCCGAGAGCGCGACGTCCTGCCAGCGCTCCCACTCGGCGATCCGCGCCATGTGCTCGTCGCGCACCGGCTCGAAGGACCTGCCGAAGAAGACCCGCAGCGGCGGCTCATCGGCGTCGACGACGGCGAACAACGCCGAGGTCGTGGCCTCGGGGTCGCCGATCTCGAAGGCGCCGGTGTCGGCGCGGAGCGGGTCGTACGCGGCGATGGGCGGGCTGTGCCGCGAACCGACGGCCAGCCAGTCGGTGGCGTACGGCCCGGGCTCGACATTGGTCACCCGGATCCCGAGGTCACGCACCTCCTTGTCGAGGGACTCGCTCAGCCCTTCAAGTGCCCACTTCGACGCGTGGTAGGCGCCGATGCCGGGGTAGGCCCGGACCCCGCCCTCGCTGGTGACGTTCACCAGGTGCCCGGAGCCCTGCTCACGCATGATCGGCAGCGCGGCCTGCAGGACCCAGAGCGCGCCGAAGAAGTTCGTCTCCATCTGGGCGCGGATCTCGGACTCGGTGAGCTCCTCGACCGCGCCGAAGTGCCCGTAGCCCGCGTTGTTCACCACCACGTCCAGCCGGCCGAACCTGTCGGCGGTCCGGCGGACCGCCTCGAACACCGCGCTCCGGTCGGTGACGTCGAGGCGCAGCGGCAGCAGCGCGTCGCCGTGGGTCGCGACCAGGTCGTCGAGGGAGCGAGGATCGCGCGCGGATGCGGCCACGAGGTCCCCGCGCCGCAGTGCCGCCTCGGTCCAGATGCGGCCGAATCCGCGGGATGCGCCGGTGATGAACCAGACCTTCTCGTTCGTTGCCATGCACCCACCCTCCGTCCGTACGAGGTGTGCGACAAGCGAGGGTTTCGCACGTTTGCCATTACCGATTCGCATATGCTCTGGCCATGGCCGAGATGACGCTCGTCGGGCTCCGCGTCGTGCACGAGGTAGCGCGGCGGGGCTCGTTCAGCGCCGCGGCGCTCTCACTGGGCTACACGCAGTCCGCGGTGTCCCGCCAGGTCGGGGCCATGGAGTCGGCCGCGGGCACCGCGTTGTTCGAACGCCTTGCGCGTGGCGTGCGGCCGACGGCGGCGGGACAGGTCGTGGCCCGGCGCGCGGCACGGATCCTCGGCGAGGTCGACGGTGCGCTGGAGGAGGTCTCCGGCGTCCGCAACCGGCTGGCCGGGCGCCTGGTGGTCTCGGGTTTCCCCTCCGCAGCAGCGGTCCTGCTGCCACGCGCGATCGCCCTGCTCGGGCAGCGACATCCCGATCTCCAGGTGGAGCTGCAGGAGGCGGCGAGCCCGGTCCAGGTGCGGCGCTTGCGGTCAGGGCGGATCGAGGTCGCGCTGATGGCGACGGGGGAGGTCGTGCCGGAGCGGGACCTGGCCGGGCTGCGCCACGAGGTGGTGGCGATTCCACGCGGCCCTGGGATCGCCGTGGCGATCGGCCACCGGCTGGCGGACCTGGAGGTCGTCACCGTCGCCGACCTGGCCGACGAGACCTGGATCGTGGGGACCGGCCCGGTGGGCGAACCGCAGTTCGGGCCGTGGCCAGGGCTCGACCGGCCTCGGATCGGCCACGCGGCGCGGAACTGGGCCACCCGGTTCGGACTGGTCGCCGCCGGTATGGGGATCACGAGGGTCCCGGGACTGGCGGCGGACTCCGTCCCGGCCGAGGTGCGCTGGCTTCCCGTCCACGACCCGGTCGTGACCTCGAGCGGATCGCTCGAGGTCGTCACCGCGGAGTCGCCGTCAGCGGCTGCGCGGGCGGTGGTGCAGGCCGTTCATGCGGAGGCCTCGCGAATGGTGGCATGAGGCGCTGCTGCCCACGGGTGATCCCGGCGGGCTACCGTGACACGGTGACCTGGGCGCTCGGTGAGTTCCTGCGCAGCAGACGGGACGAGGTGCGGCCGGACGAGGTCGGCCTGCCCGCTGGCCGGGCACGGCGGGTACCGGGGCTGCGGCGCGAGGAGGTCGCCCTGCTGGCCGGGGTGAGCGTCGACTACTACGTCCGGCTGGAACAGGGACGCGAACGCGGTCCGTCGGCGCAGGTGCTCGACGCACTGGCGGAGGCGCTGCGGCTCGACGACGACGCCCGCCACCACGTGTTCCGGCTGGCCGGGCTCGCGCCGCGCCCGGTGTCGGCCCGCCCCGAACACGTGTCCCCGCACCTGCTGCAGCTCATGGACGGTTGGCCCGACAACGCCGCGCTGGTGATCAGCCGCTGCTACGACGTGCTGGCCCGCAACCGGCTGGGCGCCGCGCTGTTCGACGCGTTCACCTACTCGGACAACCTGCTGCTCAACGTGTTCCGCGATCCGGCGGCGCGGGCGTTCTACGCCGACTGGCAGCACGCGGCCGTCAACACGGTGGCCGGGTTCCGCCTGTCCACCGGGCCCGCGCCGGACGACCCGCGGACCCTCGCGATCGTCGAGGAGTTGCACGCCTCCAGCCCCGAGTTCCGCCAGATCTGGGGCCGCAACCAGGCCCGCGGCAAGAGCGCCGAGGTCAAGGCGTTCGTCCACCGGGATGTCGGCCGGATCACTGTGAGCATGCAGACCTTCGACATCCGGGAGGCGCCGGGCCAGCAGCTCGTCGTCTACCACGCCGCGCCGGGGTCGGCCGATGCCCAGGCCCTTGCCCTGCTGGGCAGCATCGCCGCCACCCGCGAGTCGCTCGCCTGATCCTGGGTGTGCCGCACCCAGGAGGTGCGCGGCCTCCTCCACCGGCCCGGTCCCAGCCAGTCTGGAGACCGACCCCAGAGGAGGAGCAAGAAATGAGCAAAGTGGTTGCGGTGACCGGCGCGAGCAGCGGCATCGGGGAGGCCGCCGCGTTGCGGCTGGCCGCCGACGGACACCACGTCGTGCTCGGCGCGCGGCGCGAGGACCGGCTCACGTCGCTTGCGGAGAAGATCCGTGCCGCGGGCGGCAGTGCCGACGTGCGGCGGCTCGACGTCGCCGACCGGCACGACGTGGCGGCGTTCGTCGACGCGGCCGTGGACGCACACGGCCGGCTCGACGTCCTGGTCAACAACGCCGGCCTGATGCCGCTGTCGCGACTGGACGCGCTGCTCGTCGACGAATGGGACCGGATGATCGACGTGAACGTCCGCGGTCTCCTGCACGGCATCGTCGCCGCGCTGCCGCACTTCCAGCGTCAGCACAGCGGCCACTTCGTGACCGTCGCCTCCATCGCCGCCCACACCGTGTCGCCGACCGCCGCGGTCTATGCCGGCACCAAGCACGCCGCGTGGGCCATCACCGAGGGCCTGCGCCAGGAGGCCGACCCCAGCATCCGGGTCACCACCATCTCGCCCGGGGTGGTCGAGTCCGAGCTCGCCGGCACCATCACCGACCCCGCCGCACAGGCCCTGATGGTCGGCTACCGCGCCAACACCATCCCCGCCGCCGCGATCGCCGACGCCATCGCCTACGCGATCGCCCAACCCGCCGACGTCGACGTCAACGAGATGATCATCCGTCCGACCCGCCAACGGTGACCTCAACGCGCACGCCGGTCACCGCGGCGTGGCGAGGTAGTCGCCGTGCTCCAGGTCGTCGAGCAGCGTCGGATGGGTGGGCGACCAGCCGAGCAGTTCCTGGGTGTAGGAGCTGGAGGCGGGCGCGTCGATGCCGTAGACGGTGGCCATGAAGGGGCTTTCGAAGCCGCCGACAGCTGAGGCGGACCCTCCTAGTCCAGGTGGCTGGTGTCTTTCGGTGGTTGGCGTCCTGAGCCTGAACCGGCCTCCTGACACAGCGCCGCGCATGGTGCGGGGCCGCCCCTCACAGCTCGAGGGCGCTCAGTGTCGCTTTGCGAGCCGCTTCGCGGTCCCTTGATCCGTGAGCCTCTGCGGCCCTCGGGCATGCGTCGGGGCAGTCCGGGGCCTGCCTTTCTGGGCGCGGCGCCGCCAGGAGGTGGTCTCGCGGATCTCCCCGTGCCGTCCCGCACCCGGTTCAGTGCTGTGTGGACGCCCCTTTTCGGCCCACGCGCCCCGCCAGTGGCTCATGATCGTCGGAAGTGGTGTGGGGACGACAGATCTGTCGTCCCCACACCACTCGCCGTGATCACCGCCCTAGCGGCGTCCCGGTCACGACCGGTTCCGCCCGCTTTCGCGCCGAGGCCTTGATCATGTGCGTCGGACCGGCCTCCGGTGCGCCACCGGAGGTCCTACCGAGACCACCTCCGGAGGCCGGACCGCCACGTGAAAGACACCACCCACCTAGGGAGCCAGTGCGGCGGGGAGGGTGCGCGCTGCCTCCGTCAGGCTCGGGCCGTACCAGGTCAGGAGCCGCCCGCTGACCAGCGCCGTCGGCACCCCGGGGAACGCCTCCGGCCCGTCGTCGGCGGTGAAGAGGTACGGCTCGTCGGGCAGCACCACGAGGTCGTGGGGCGGCAGGTGCTCGGGGTGGATGCGCGGGTAGCGCTCGTCGGCGTCGGCGAGCACGTTGTCGACGCCGAGGCGGTGCAGCACCGCACCCGTGAACGTGTCGCGGCCGACGGCCATCCACGGCCTGCGCCAGATCGGCACGACCGCCTGGCGCCGCACGGCCGGCTCGGGCAGTGCCGCCCACGCGGCCTCGGCGTCGTCCAGCCATGCCGGCCGGTCGAGCCCGCACGCCGCGAGCATCCGGCTCAGTGACGCGAAGGCGCCGTCCAGGGTCCGGATGTCCGTGACCCAGACGGCGATGCCCGCGGCGCGCAGCGCGTCGAGGTCGCTCGCCCGGTTCTCCTCCTGGTTCGCGACGACCAGGTCGGGCGCGAGCGCGACGATCTTGTCGACGTCCGGGTTCTTGGTGCCGCGCACGCGCTCGACGTCGAGGCCGGGCGGGTGGGTGCACCAGTCGGTGGCGCCCACGAGCAGTCCCGGCGCGGTGACGGCCACCGCCTCGGTGAGCGACGGCACGATCGACACGACCCGTGTCACCCGCTCGGGCACGGCGACGGTCGTGCCGAGGTCGTCGATCATCGCGGGTCGCCTGCCAGCACGGACATGACCAGCTCGTCGTGCCACTGCCCGTCCCAGAGCAGGGTGTCGCGCAGGCGGCCCTCCAGCACGAAGCCGCACTTCTCGTAGACCCGCCGGGCGCGCGGGTTGAAGGCGTAGACGCCGAGGCTGAGCCGGTGCAGGCCCACTCCCAGCGCGTGGTCGACGACGAGCCGGGTGATCTCGGTGCCGTAGCCGCGGTCGGTGTAGGGGCTGCCGAGCAGGATGCGGTAGTTGGCGGAGGCGTTGTCGACGTCGAGCAGGTTGATCACGGCCTCGCCGAGGAACGCGCCGTCGGCGATGCGGACGGCGGCCCAGTCGGCCCGGTCGTGGTGGTCCTGCCGGGTGGCGAGCCACCACTTCACCTCGTCGGGGTCGACGGGCTCGTGGCTGCCGGTGAGCCGCTGCACCTCCGGGTCCCGCAGGGTCGTGAGGTAGTCCTCCTGCACGGCCTGGGTCAGCGGCTCGAGCCGGACGCGCTCGCCGGTGAGCGTCTGCTGGTCACGGAACACCTGGGCGCCGATCACAGCGTCCAGCATGCCCCAGCCGCTCAGGGCCGGGGCCGGGGCCGGGGGAGTGGCCCTCGTGGGCGAGGAGGTAGACGATCACAGTAGGCCGGAGAAACCGCTGTTCAGGGCCCCTCCGGCGGCGCGAGCAAGGTCGGGCCGGACCGGCGCAGGAAGTCCCGGAACACGCGCACGGCCGGGCCTGCCGGCCGGTCGGCAACCCAGACCAGCCCCACGGTGCGGGTGGTCCGCGGTTCGGTGACGGCCAGCTCGACCACGCCGGGCGTGACGTGCGTCGAGGGGGCGAGCAGCGCCACCCCGAGGCCGGCGCCGACGAGGCCGCGCAGCGTCTCCCCGTCCTCGCCCTCGAACGCCATCCGCGGCACGAAGCCGGCCTCCCGGCACCAGGCCTCCGTGAGGCTGCGCAGCCCGAACCCCGGCCGGTAGCCCACGAACTGGGCGCCCGCCGCGGCGGACAGCGGCAGCCCGTTGCGGTGGGCCGCGAGCGGGTGGTCGGCGGGCACGACGAGGCGCAGCTCCTGCTCGTACATCGGGGCGCTGACGAGGGCGGGGTCGGCGGGCAGCGGCGAGGTGAC encodes:
- a CDS encoding LysR family transcriptional regulator, encoding MAEMTLVGLRVVHEVARRGSFSAAALSLGYTQSAVSRQVGAMESAAGTALFERLARGVRPTAAGQVVARRAARILGEVDGALEEVSGVRNRLAGRLVVSGFPSAAAVLLPRAIALLGQRHPDLQVELQEAASPVQVRRLRSGRIEVALMATGEVVPERDLAGLRHEVVAIPRGPGIAVAIGHRLADLEVVTVADLADETWIVGTGPVGEPQFGPWPGLDRPRIGHAARNWATRFGLVAAGMGITRVPGLAADSVPAEVRWLPVHDPVVTSSGSLEVVTAESPSAAARAVVQAVHAEASRMVA
- a CDS encoding SDR family NAD(P)-dependent oxidoreductase, which translates into the protein MATNEKVWFITGASRGFGRIWTEAALRRGDLVAASARDPRSLDDLVATHGDALLPLRLDVTDRSAVFEAVRRTADRFGRLDVVVNNAGYGHFGAVEELTESEIRAQMETNFFGALWVLQAALPIMREQGSGHLVNVTSEGGVRAYPGIGAYHASKWALEGLSESLDKEVRDLGIRVTNVEPGPYATDWLAVGSRHSPPIAAYDPLRADTGAFEIGDPEATTSALFAVVDADEPPLRVFFGRSFEPVRDEHMARIAEWERWQDVALSAFGPVAAAR
- a CDS encoding helix-turn-helix domain-containing protein, with translation MTWALGEFLRSRRDEVRPDEVGLPAGRARRVPGLRREEVALLAGVSVDYYVRLEQGRERGPSAQVLDALAEALRLDDDARHHVFRLAGLAPRPVSARPEHVSPHLLQLMDGWPDNAALVISRCYDVLARNRLGAALFDAFTYSDNLLLNVFRDPAARAFYADWQHAAVNTVAGFRLSTGPAPDDPRTLAIVEELHASSPEFRQIWGRNQARGKSAEVKAFVHRDVGRITVSMQTFDIREAPGQQLVVYHAAPGSADAQALALLGSIAATRESLA
- a CDS encoding LysR substrate-binding domain-containing protein; the encoded protein is MDESELLAALAPRLRQFTAVARTEHMTRAADAVGVPQSTLSRGIARLEHDLGVALFVRTGRTMRLTRAGRTLLRHTERAVAELDAAAREIVTDADAVRGRVALGFLHTFGAEAVPRLLREFRRTHPDVRFDLAQGGNDAIMQRLGAGEVDVCVTSPLPADPALVSAPMYEQELRLVVPADHPLAAHRNGLPLSAAAGAQFVGYRPGFGLRSLTEAWCREAGFVPRMAFEGEDGETLRGLVGAGLGVALLAPSTHVTPGVVELAVTEPRTTRTVGLVWVADRPAGPAVRVFRDFLRRSGPTLLAPPEGP
- a CDS encoding GNAT family N-acetyltransferase; this translates as MLDAVIGAQVFRDQQTLTGERVRLEPLTQAVQEDYLTTLRDPEVQRLTGSHEPVDPDEVKWWLATRQDHHDRADWAAVRIADGAFLGEAVINLLDVDNASANYRILLGSPYTDRGYGTEITRLVVDHALGVGLHRLSLGVYAFNPRARRVYEKCGFVLEGRLRDTLLWDGQWHDELVMSVLAGDPR
- a CDS encoding helical backbone metal receptor, with amino-acid sequence MIDDLGTTVAVPERVTRVVSIVPSLTEAVAVTAPGLLVGATDWCTHPPGLDVERVRGTKNPDVDKIVALAPDLVVANQEENRASDLDALRAAGIAVWVTDIRTLDGAFASLSRMLAACGLDRPAWLDDAEAAWAALPEPAVRRQAVVPIWRRPWMAVGRDTFTGAVLHRLGVDNVLADADERYPRIHPEHLPPHDLVVLPDEPYLFTADDGPEAFPGVPTALVSGRLLTWYGPSLTEAARTLPAALAP
- a CDS encoding SDR family oxidoreductase, with the protein product MSKVVAVTGASSGIGEAAALRLAADGHHVVLGARREDRLTSLAEKIRAAGGSADVRRLDVADRHDVAAFVDAAVDAHGRLDVLVNNAGLMPLSRLDALLVDEWDRMIDVNVRGLLHGIVAALPHFQRQHSGHFVTVASIAAHTVSPTAAVYAGTKHAAWAITEGLRQEADPSIRVTTISPGVVESELAGTITDPAAQALMVGYRANTIPAAAIADAIAYAIAQPADVDVNEMIIRPTRQR